One Microbacterium marinum genomic window carries:
- a CDS encoding DUF4287 domain-containing protein — translation MSTHRVPAPVFADGEKPKGPASYFASIEKTYGQPIQHWLDIAADSLDTRAHREVVTLLKQEHGLGHGHANAVVAYAKATLAG, via the coding sequence ATGAGCACGCATCGCGTTCCCGCGCCGGTCTTCGCCGACGGCGAGAAGCCGAAGGGTCCGGCGTCGTATTTCGCGAGCATCGAGAAGACGTACGGGCAGCCGATCCAGCACTGGCTGGACATCGCGGCCGACAGCCTCGACACCCGCGCACACCGGGAGGTCGTGACCCTCCTCAAGCAGGAGCACGGTCTCGGCCACGGCCACGCGAACGCCGTCGTCGCCTATGCGAAGGCGACGCTCGCGGGCTGA